A genome region from Cryptococcus neoformans var. neoformans B-3501A chromosome 8, whole genome shotgun sequence includes the following:
- a CDS encoding hypothetical protein (HMMPfam hit to DEAD, DEAD/DEAH box helicase, score: 292.0, E(): 9.3e-85; HMMPfam hit to Helicase_C, Helicase conserved C-terminal domain, score: 128.6, E(): 1.4e-35), with protein MPSPSPEASSSMSQPGPPSRSPSPASSNPDAPEASHNKTFADLGISPELCRACASMGFKKPSDIQAEAIPHALEGKDIIGLAQTGSGKTAAFSLPILQTLWENPQPFFALVLAPTRELAYQISQQVTSLGSGIGVRTAVLVGGMDMMSQSIALSKRPHIIVATPGRLMDHLENTKGFSLKSLKYLVMDEADRLLDLDFGPIIDKILKVIPKERNTYLFSATMTTKVAKLQRASLNKPVRVEVSSKYSTVSTLLQHYLLLPLKNKDAYLLYLANELSSSSMMIFTRTVADSQRLSIILRRLGFPAIPLHGQMTQSLRLASLNKFKSGGRSILVATDVASRGLDIPLVDLVINYDMPTNSKDYVHRVGRTARAGRSGKSITLVTQYDVEILQRIESHIGKKMTSFDVDKEAVALLTDTVAKANREAALEMRESGTGGGGGKRGRDKGKRKTFGDGDDRDRDDDVVEAGVPRKKNKFTPGGKKKARK; from the exons ATGCCCAGCCCGTCTCCGGAGgcatcctcctcaatgTCTCAACCTGGACCTCCATCCCgctccccttctcccgcGTCCTCCAACCCCGACGCTCCTGAAGCATCGCACAACAAGACGTTCGCAGACCTCGGTATCAGTCCGGAGCTATGCCGAGCATGTGCTTCGATGGGCTTTAAGAAACCTTCAGATATTCAGGCTGAAGCAATTCCTCATGCTTTAGAAGGCAAGGATATCATTGGTCTTGCTCAGACCGGTTCCGGTAAAACGGCAGCATTTAGTTTGCCGATTCTGCAGACATTATGGGAGAATCCTCAACCATTTTTCGCTCTTGTGTTGGCGCCCACTCG TGAACTGGCGTATCAAATCTCTCAACAAGTAACCTCTCTTGGATCTGGCATCGGCGTTCGCACGGCTGTCTTAGTCGGCGGTATGGATATGATGTCTCAATCTATCGCCCTCTCTAAGCGACCTCACATTATTGTGGCCACCCCTGGTCGATTAATGGACCATTTGGAAAACACCAAGGGCTTCTCTCTTAAATCCTTAAAATATCTG GTAATGGACGAAGCCGATCGTCTTCTCGATCTCGATTTCGGACCTATCATCGACAAAATCCTTAAAGTTATCCCAAAGGAGCGTAACACATACCTTTTCTCTGCTACTATGACGACCAAAGTTGCCAAGCTTCAACGTGCTTCTTTGAATAAGCCTGTCCGCGTCGAAGTCTCTTCTAAGTACTCGACTGTCTCTACCCTCCTACAACActatctcctccttcctcttaAGAACAAGGACGCTTATCTTCTTTACCTTGCCAACGagctttcttcatcttccatgaTGATTTTTACCCGTACCGTCGCCGACTCTCAGCGATTATCCATTATCCTTCGTCGTCTCGGTTTCCCAGCCATCCCATTGCATGGCCAAATGACCCAAAGCCTCCGACTGGCAAGTTTGAACAAGTTTAAATCCGGTGGAAGAAGCATTTTGGTGGCCACCGACGTTGCTTCTCGTGGTCTTGACATTCCTCTCGTCGATCTCGTCATC AACTACGACATGCCTACAAATTCTAAAGACTACGTCCACCGTGTCGGTCGTACTGCCCGTGCAGGTCGTTCCGGTAAATCCATCACTCTCGTCACGCAATACGACGTTGAGATTCTTCAACGTATCGAATCCCATATTGGCAAGAAAATGACTTCTTTTGATGTCGACAAGGAGGCAGTTGCACTCCTGACCGACACTGTTGCGAAAGCAAACAGGGAAGCGGcgttggagatgagggagagtggtactggtggtggaggtggcaAGCGAGGAAGGGATAAGGGGAAGCGAAAGACCTTTGGCGATGGAGATGACAGGGATAGGGACGATGATGTTGTGGAAGCTGGTGTgccgagaaagaagaacaagttCACACCGGGGggcaaaaaaaaggcaagaaaGTAA